The following are from one region of the Synechococcus sp. CBW1108 genome:
- the gndA gene encoding NADP-dependent phosphogluconate dehydrogenase — protein sequence MGKAHFGLIGLGVMGENLVLNAERNGYSSVVYNRTYAKTEEFLAGRGSGKDIVGAATLQDFVAALERPRRILMMVKAGRPVDDTIEAISPYLEEGDLLIDGGNSLYADTERRVAELERKSFGYIGMGVSGGAKGALEGPSMMPGGTMAAYDAIEPLVRKMAAQVSDGPCVTYIGPGGAGHFVKTVHNGIEYAIEQILAEAYDLMKRIAGMNGDQMADVLAGWNDTEELASFLVEITEVCLRTKDPETGADLVEAIVDAAGQKGTGLWTVVSALEMGVPVPTIYAALNARVLSSLRPERLAAGAMLPAPPAHSFSLGEPADGMAPLRDACIAACIVSYGQGMALLQEASKLHDYNLNFSAIGQIWKGGCIIRARLLQRIQNAYSANPTLANLVLDPWFAEQINRRLPGLRQVVAGAALAGIPVPCLSSTLDYIDSYRSGRLPQNLVQAMRDCFGSHTYERTDKPGSFHTEWLD from the coding sequence ATGGGCAAGGCGCATTTCGGCCTGATCGGGCTCGGGGTAATGGGTGAAAACCTGGTGCTCAATGCCGAGCGCAACGGTTATTCCTCGGTCGTCTACAACCGCACCTACGCCAAAACGGAAGAGTTCCTGGCCGGTCGAGGTTCCGGCAAGGACATCGTCGGCGCAGCGACCCTGCAGGATTTTGTGGCGGCACTGGAGCGCCCGCGGCGGATCCTGATGATGGTCAAGGCCGGCCGGCCCGTTGACGACACCATTGAGGCGATCTCCCCCTACCTGGAAGAAGGGGACCTGCTGATCGACGGGGGCAATTCCCTCTATGCCGATACGGAACGTCGGGTGGCGGAGCTGGAACGCAAAAGCTTCGGTTATATCGGCATGGGTGTATCCGGCGGAGCCAAAGGGGCCCTGGAAGGGCCAAGCATGATGCCCGGGGGCACCATGGCCGCCTACGACGCCATTGAACCCCTGGTGCGCAAGATGGCCGCCCAGGTTAGTGATGGGCCCTGTGTCACCTATATCGGCCCCGGCGGTGCCGGCCATTTCGTCAAAACCGTTCACAACGGCATCGAATACGCCATCGAGCAGATCCTGGCTGAGGCCTACGACTTGATGAAGCGGATCGCCGGCATGAACGGCGACCAGATGGCCGATGTGTTGGCTGGCTGGAATGACACCGAAGAACTCGCCTCCTTCCTGGTGGAGATCACCGAAGTGTGCCTGCGCACCAAGGATCCGGAGACCGGCGCCGATCTGGTCGAGGCGATCGTGGATGCGGCTGGCCAGAAAGGCACGGGCCTTTGGACCGTGGTCAGCGCCCTGGAGATGGGGGTGCCCGTACCGACGATCTACGCAGCTCTCAATGCCAGAGTCTTGAGCTCTCTGCGCCCCGAAAGGCTGGCCGCTGGCGCCATGCTGCCCGCGCCCCCAGCCCATTCCTTTTCCCTCGGTGAGCCGGCCGATGGTATGGCCCCCCTGCGGGATGCCTGCATCGCAGCCTGCATCGTCAGCTACGGCCAGGGCATGGCCCTGCTGCAGGAGGCTTCAAAGCTGCACGATTACAACCTCAATTTCTCGGCGATCGGCCAGATCTGGAAGGGAGGCTGCATCATTCGGGCCCGATTGCTGCAACGCATTCAAAATGCCTACAGCGCCAACCCCACCCTGGCGAACCTGGTGCTTGATCCCTGGTTTGCCGAGCAAATCAACAGGCGCCTGCCCGGCCTGCGCCAGGTGGTGGCTGGAGCGGCCCTTGCGGGCATACCCGTGCCCTGTCTGAGTAGCACCCTCGACTACATCGACAGCTACCGCAGCGGCCGCCTCCCCCAGAACCTGGTGCAGGCGATGCGCGACTGCTTTGGCTCCCACACCTATGAGCGGACCGACAAACCCGGCAGCTTCCACACCGAATGGCTTGACTGA
- the pgl gene encoding 6-phosphogluconolactonase produces MTSSPAPPPSYRVVVADSTEDLARRTAQTIGSALDLVLSQRDRAQIALAGGGTPRAAYCLLAQQHLPWGRVDVLLGDERWVPADDPSSNARMVRETLMAAEPGSHACLHAVPTGLPTPEQGAQAYAELLHYLCGGEPPALDLVLLGLGDDGHTASLFPGTAAPTVVDRYVTLGEGKGLPRVTLTAPTLSAARQVIFLVSGSGKVQALRRLLDPLEAPERTPAKLVRPSGEVLILADRAAAGGLEP; encoded by the coding sequence ATGACCTCCTCGCCCGCCCCGCCACCGAGCTACCGGGTGGTGGTGGCCGATTCGACTGAAGATCTGGCCCGTCGCACGGCCCAGACGATCGGCTCGGCGCTGGATTTGGTGCTGTCGCAGCGGGATCGGGCCCAGATCGCCCTGGCGGGGGGTGGTACCCCCCGAGCTGCCTATTGCCTTCTGGCCCAGCAGCATCTGCCCTGGGGGCGGGTGGATGTGCTGTTGGGTGATGAGCGCTGGGTTCCAGCGGACGATCCCTCCAGCAACGCCCGCATGGTGCGAGAAACCCTGATGGCCGCCGAACCCGGCAGCCATGCCTGCCTGCATGCGGTGCCAACTGGCCTGCCAACCCCGGAGCAGGGGGCCCAGGCCTACGCAGAGCTGCTGCACTATCTCTGTGGGGGCGAGCCGCCAGCCCTGGATTTGGTGCTCCTGGGCCTCGGCGACGATGGCCACACAGCTTCTCTGTTTCCGGGAACCGCCGCTCCCACCGTGGTGGATCGCTATGTGACCCTCGGTGAGGGCAAGGGGCTGCCCCGGGTAACCCTCACCGCGCCGACCCTCTCGGCGGCGCGGCAGGTGATATTCCTGGTGAGCGGCAGCGGCAAGGTGCAGGCGCTCAGGCGTTTACTCGATCCCCTGGAGGCCCCGGAGCGCACTCCTGCAAAGCTCGTGCGCCCCAGCGGCGAAGTGCTCATCCTGGCTGACCGGGCAGCGGCTGGGGGCCTGGAGCCGTGA
- a CDS encoding CIA30 family protein produces MIPIASGDGFSGWHALNDTVMGGRSQGSCRIGPGGLVFEGTVIEAGGGFISCRSPLFSPPLDLSACLGLELELVGEGRRFKLAVACADGLAGLTNLIPGGLRWVFEFATEATGSSVIRIPFADLRPSVRAKPVGLPLRFDPSRITRLQVLHSRFADDGGPNTGFRAGEIHLELHAIRGFV; encoded by the coding sequence GTGATACCCATCGCCAGCGGGGACGGCTTTAGCGGATGGCATGCCCTCAATGACACGGTGATGGGTGGTCGCAGCCAGGGAAGCTGCCGCATAGGCCCTGGGGGACTTGTGTTTGAGGGCACCGTGATCGAGGCGGGTGGTGGCTTCATCAGCTGCCGATCCCCCCTGTTTTCCCCCCCGCTTGATCTTTCTGCCTGCCTCGGCCTGGAGCTGGAACTGGTGGGCGAGGGGCGGCGTTTCAAGCTCGCCGTGGCCTGCGCCGATGGTCTGGCGGGATTGACCAACCTGATCCCAGGAGGCCTGCGTTGGGTGTTTGAGTTCGCTACGGAGGCCACTGGCTCCAGTGTGATCCGGATTCCCTTCGCCGATCTGCGGCCTTCGGTGCGAGCCAAACCCGTGGGTTTGCCGTTGCGCTTCGATCCGAGCCGCATCACCCGGCTGCAAGTGCTGCATTCCCGTTTCGCCGATGATGGGGGGCCGAATACGGGTTTTCGAGCCGGCGAGATCCATCTCGAATTGCATGCAATCCGTGGCTTTGTCTGA
- the ilvD gene encoding dihydroxy-acid dehydratase, protein MLRSAAITQGIQRSPNRAMLRAVGFGDGDFNKPIIGIANAYSTITPCNLGLNDLAHRAEAAAHGAGAMPQMFGTITVSDGISMGTEGMKYSLVSREVIADSIETACSAQSMDGLLAIGGCDKNMPGAMLAMARMDIPSIFVYGGTIKPGKLGACDLTVVSAFEAVGQYSGGRIDEQELTAIEKNACPGAGSCGGMFTANTMSAAFEAMGLSLPYSSTMAAEDPEKADSAARSAEVLAEAIQANICPRDLMTRQAFENAITVIMAVGGSTNSVLHLLAAARTAGVELTIDDFETIRQRVPVICDLKPSGRYVTVDLHQAGGIPQVMKLLLDAGLLHGDCRTIEGKSLQEVLVDVPAEPPAGQDVIRPLSNPLYAKGHLAILKGNLATEGAVAKISGVKNPVITGPARVFESEETCLAAILDKQIKPGDVVVVRQEGPVGGPGMREMLSPTAAIVGQGLLDSVALITDGRFSGGSFGLVVGHVAPEAAVGGTIALVEEGDNITVDANKLLIQLNVDDIELARRRSSWVQPEPRYKTGVLGKYARQVSSSSLGAVTDQA, encoded by the coding sequence ATGCTCCGCTCCGCCGCGATTACCCAGGGGATCCAGCGCTCTCCCAACCGGGCCATGCTGCGTGCCGTGGGCTTCGGTGATGGCGATTTCAACAAGCCGATCATCGGCATCGCCAACGCTTACAGCACAATCACGCCCTGCAACCTGGGCCTCAACGACCTGGCTCACCGGGCCGAAGCGGCTGCCCATGGCGCCGGGGCCATGCCCCAGATGTTCGGCACCATCACGGTGAGCGATGGCATCTCGATGGGCACCGAGGGAATGAAGTATTCCCTGGTGAGCCGGGAGGTGATCGCGGATTCGATCGAAACCGCCTGCAGCGCCCAAAGCATGGATGGCTTGCTGGCTATCGGCGGCTGTGACAAGAACATGCCCGGCGCCATGCTGGCCATGGCACGCATGGACATCCCGTCGATCTTTGTGTATGGCGGCACGATCAAGCCGGGCAAGCTCGGCGCCTGCGACCTCACCGTAGTGAGTGCCTTTGAAGCGGTAGGCCAGTACAGCGGCGGCCGCATCGACGAGCAGGAGCTAACTGCGATCGAAAAGAATGCCTGCCCCGGCGCCGGCAGTTGCGGTGGCATGTTTACTGCCAACACGATGAGCGCGGCGTTTGAGGCGATGGGCCTGAGCCTCCCCTACAGCTCCACCATGGCCGCTGAGGATCCGGAGAAGGCCGATTCCGCCGCCCGCAGCGCCGAGGTACTGGCCGAGGCGATCCAAGCCAATATCTGCCCCCGGGATCTGATGACCCGCCAGGCCTTCGAAAATGCCATAACCGTGATCATGGCGGTGGGCGGCTCCACCAATTCGGTGCTGCACCTACTGGCGGCGGCCCGCACGGCCGGAGTCGAACTGACGATCGACGACTTTGAGACGATCCGCCAGCGGGTACCTGTGATCTGCGACCTCAAACCAAGCGGCCGCTATGTGACCGTGGATCTGCACCAGGCCGGCGGTATCCCCCAGGTGATGAAGCTGTTGCTGGATGCGGGACTGCTGCACGGGGATTGCCGCACGATCGAAGGCAAGTCCCTCCAGGAGGTCCTGGTCGATGTTCCGGCTGAGCCGCCAGCTGGCCAGGACGTGATCCGGCCCCTGAGCAATCCCCTCTATGCCAAGGGCCACTTGGCAATTCTCAAGGGCAACCTGGCGACCGAGGGTGCTGTGGCCAAGATCAGCGGTGTCAAAAATCCAGTCATTACCGGCCCGGCTCGGGTATTTGAGAGCGAAGAAACCTGCCTTGCCGCCATCCTCGACAAGCAGATCAAGCCCGGTGATGTGGTGGTGGTGCGCCAGGAGGGTCCGGTGGGCGGCCCAGGCATGCGGGAGATGCTCAGCCCCACCGCTGCAATCGTGGGCCAGGGGCTGCTCGATTCGGTGGCGCTGATCACCGATGGACGCTTCTCCGGTGGCTCCTTTGGCCTGGTGGTGGGCCATGTGGCTCCCGAAGCCGCCGTGGGCGGCACCATCGCCCTGGTGGAGGAAGGCGACAACATCACCGTAGATGCCAACAAGCTGCTGATCCAGCTGAACGTGGACGATATCGAGCTGGCCCGTCGCCGCTCCAGCTGGGTCCAGCCCGAACCGCGCTACAAAACCGGGGTGCTCGGTAAATACGCCCGCCAGGTGAGCAGCAGCAGCCTGGGGGCAGTCACAGACCAGGCATAA
- the upp gene encoding uracil phosphoribosyltransferase, whose translation MAMALRVVVPPHPLIGHWLAVLRDRHTPGPLYASATTELGRWLSYEALRDWLPHRSIQVDSPLAATQAEIVDGDVPLLALPLLTAGLGLWQGAQAVIPSAQVRHLGLQQQGIRGLERPIPPRSGVLVFCATVATGESLNQVLDRLAELGVRGDRLRVVTALASGPGLQLVGERHGDLTIYTAGIDPELDGDGQIVPGIGVVAERLFVGPLLEMAVPTP comes from the coding sequence ATGGCCATGGCCCTGCGGGTGGTGGTTCCACCCCACCCCCTGATCGGCCACTGGCTGGCCGTGCTCCGGGACCGCCACACCCCTGGGCCGCTGTACGCGAGCGCCACCACCGAACTCGGACGCTGGCTCAGCTACGAAGCCCTCAGGGACTGGCTGCCCCATCGTTCCATCCAGGTGGACTCCCCCCTGGCCGCCACCCAGGCAGAGATCGTCGATGGGGACGTGCCCCTGCTGGCCCTTCCCCTACTCACCGCAGGCCTAGGGCTTTGGCAGGGGGCCCAAGCGGTGATTCCAAGCGCCCAGGTGCGGCATCTAGGGCTGCAGCAGCAGGGAATCAGGGGCCTGGAAAGGCCAATCCCCCCCCGCTCCGGGGTGCTGGTTTTCTGCGCAACTGTGGCCACGGGAGAAAGCCTGAACCAGGTGCTGGATCGCCTGGCCGAGCTTGGGGTGCGTGGGGATCGGCTGCGTGTTGTCACCGCCCTGGCCTCCGGGCCGGGCCTGCAGTTAGTGGGCGAACGCCACGGTGATCTCACCATTTACACCGCTGGCATCGATCCCGAACTAGACGGGGACGGCCAGATTGTCCCCGGCATTGGCGTTGTAGCCGAGCGTCTTTTCGTTGGCCCGCTGCTCGAAATGGCTGTTCCTACTCCCTAG
- a CDS encoding pentapeptide repeat-containing protein produces the protein MAPLLTALATVMAWLLVLAPAWAITAPELRSQRSLQDLQPNMHGRNLQQAEFLKASLAGFDFSDSDLRGAVFNNSDLRGADLQQANLDDSVAFASHFEDADLRGALLRNAMMLQSHFKGASIEGADFTDAVLDMPEKKALCLRAAGTNPVSGVATRESLACR, from the coding sequence ATGGCCCCTCTTTTGACAGCCCTCGCCACCGTGATGGCCTGGCTGCTGGTGCTGGCGCCTGCCTGGGCCATCACGGCACCTGAGCTGCGCAGCCAAAGATCGCTTCAGGATCTTCAGCCCAACATGCATGGCCGCAACCTCCAGCAAGCTGAATTTCTCAAGGCATCCCTGGCTGGCTTTGATTTCAGTGACAGCGACCTGCGCGGCGCGGTTTTCAACAACAGCGACCTGCGCGGCGCCGATCTGCAGCAGGCAAACCTCGATGACAGCGTCGCCTTCGCCAGCCACTTTGAAGATGCGGATCTGCGCGGAGCGCTGCTGCGCAACGCGATGATGCTGCAGAGCCATTTCAAAGGAGCTTCGATCGAAGGGGCGGATTTCACCGACGCCGTGCTCGATATGCCGGAGAAAAAGGCCCTCTGCCTGCGTGCGGCCGGTACCAATCCAGTCTCCGGAGTGGCCACCCGAGAGAGCCTGGCCTGCCGCTAG
- a CDS encoding HupE/UreJ family protein: MASPLLFSSPALAHHFADLGQMKPTLSNGVLSGLAHPLLGPDHLLFLLALSLVALQCRWGWALGLLLVGLLGGAAGLAWPGLPGAEALVACTLVVEALVLLRRLPPVLLLPAIALHGYVLSVPVFGWSTMPVAAYGAGLLLSQGSLLLVALWLLRPIAKRLSPANLRWLALALAACGTTWAFSAWAG, encoded by the coding sequence GTGGCTTCGCCGCTGCTGTTCAGCTCGCCTGCTCTGGCCCACCACTTCGCCGATCTGGGCCAGATGAAGCCCACCTTGAGCAACGGTGTGCTGAGCGGGCTGGCCCACCCCCTGCTGGGCCCAGATCACCTCCTTTTCCTGCTGGCACTCTCCCTGGTGGCTCTGCAGTGTCGTTGGGGTTGGGCCCTGGGTTTGCTCCTCGTTGGTTTGCTTGGTGGGGCAGCAGGTCTGGCCTGGCCTGGCCTGCCGGGGGCCGAGGCGCTGGTGGCCTGCACCCTGGTTGTGGAGGCCCTGGTGCTACTGCGCCGCCTGCCCCCAGTGTTGCTGTTGCCTGCGATTGCTCTGCATGGCTACGTGCTGAGCGTGCCGGTGTTCGGCTGGTCAACCATGCCGGTGGCTGCCTATGGGGCCGGACTGCTGCTTAGCCAGGGCAGCCTGCTACTGGTTGCCCTCTGGTTGCTGCGCCCGATCGCCAAACGCCTCTCCCCAGCGAATTTGCGCTGGCTGGCCCTGGCCCTGGCCGCCTGCGGAACCACCTGGGCTTTCTCAGCCTGGGCAGGCTGA
- the cobW gene encoding cobalamin biosynthesis protein CobW, which produces MQAVTKRLPVTVVTGFLGAGKTTLLRHLLLHGGQRLAVLVNEFGEVGIDGALLRSCGFCPDEELDSRLVELANGCLCCTVQDEFLPTMERLLERADSLDGIVVETSGLALPEPLIAALNWPDIRTRIRLNGVVAVVDGEALAAGAVVANPAALEAQRLSDPSLDHASDIDELFGEQLEAADLVLISRADCLSKDALEGVERQLAPRLRSGAAVVPMGRGEVSPELVLGMALSSSPAAGEGHDHSHGGDTHEHSHVHSHVAIESVALQLGGIFERPALEEKLHHLLLQPGLIRVKGLLWSPGKARPLQIQAVGARLECWYEAGAIGSQSGQTGRLPGLELVFLGFQLNRPAIEALLLEGVTPP; this is translated from the coding sequence ATGCAGGCAGTAACAAAACGCCTTCCCGTCACCGTGGTGACTGGCTTTTTGGGCGCTGGCAAAACAACCCTGCTGCGCCACCTGCTTCTCCATGGCGGCCAGCGGCTGGCCGTGCTGGTCAATGAGTTCGGGGAGGTGGGCATCGATGGGGCACTCCTGCGCAGCTGTGGCTTTTGTCCTGATGAGGAGCTCGATTCCAGGCTGGTGGAACTGGCCAACGGCTGCCTCTGCTGCACGGTTCAAGACGAGTTCCTGCCCACCATGGAACGGCTGCTGGAGCGGGCTGACAGCCTTGACGGCATCGTGGTTGAAACCAGTGGTTTAGCCCTTCCAGAACCACTGATCGCGGCCTTGAATTGGCCCGACATCCGTACCCGGATCAGGCTCAACGGGGTGGTGGCCGTCGTCGACGGCGAGGCCCTGGCCGCTGGTGCGGTGGTGGCCAACCCGGCCGCCCTAGAGGCCCAGCGCCTCTCCGATCCCAGCCTGGACCACGCCAGTGATATCGATGAACTCTTCGGCGAACAGCTGGAAGCGGCCGATCTGGTTTTGATCAGCAGGGCGGACTGTCTCTCCAAGGATGCCCTTGAGGGGGTCGAACGGCAGCTAGCCCCCCGTCTTCGCTCCGGCGCCGCCGTGGTTCCGATGGGGCGGGGGGAGGTATCTCCCGAACTGGTTTTGGGCATGGCCCTCTCCAGCAGCCCAGCAGCTGGAGAGGGCCACGACCACAGCCACGGGGGCGACACCCACGAGCACAGCCACGTGCACAGCCACGTTGCAATTGAATCGGTGGCCCTGCAGCTAGGCGGAATATTTGAGCGCCCAGCCCTGGAAGAAAAGTTGCACCACCTGCTGCTCCAGCCTGGACTGATCAGGGTCAAGGGCCTGTTGTGGAGCCCCGGCAAGGCCCGTCCCCTGCAGATCCAGGCCGTGGGCGCCCGCCTGGAGTGCTGGTATGAAGCTGGGGCCATAGGCTCCCAGTCCGGTCAGACGGGGCGATTACCCGGCCTGGAGTTGGTGTTTCTGGGCTTCCAACTCAATCGCCCAGCCATCGAAGCATTGCTGCTCGAGGGGGTTACACCGCCCTGA
- a CDS encoding IS630 family transposase, which translates to MALGRPMPPLVLSEEEVQHLQALAHSRSLPHSIVQRAQIVLACGAGESNTAIAKRMGLTGMTVGKWRKRYRDLGLEGLHDELRPGRPRTYEDDKVAEVINRALQTKPADGSTQWSARSLAAATGISKTTVHRWLQTFSVQPHRQKSFKLSTDPFFVEKVRDIVGLYLNPPENAVVLCVDEKTQIQALDRTQPLLPMGLGYVEGVTHDYIRHGTTTLFAALDVATGAVIAECKPRHRHQEFLSFLRRIYKEVPKDLELHLIVDNYCTHKHAKVKAWLVQRPRFHVHYTPTYASWLNQVERWFGLITQKAIRRGSFSSVKELINKIEGTSKNTTSPCVEATIAYNLDS; encoded by the coding sequence TTGGCGCTTGGACGTCCGATGCCTCCGCTGGTTCTCAGCGAAGAAGAGGTTCAGCATTTGCAGGCCCTTGCCCATTCCCGATCCCTGCCGCATTCGATCGTTCAACGCGCCCAGATCGTCCTGGCCTGCGGCGCCGGTGAAAGCAACACCGCTATCGCCAAGCGAATGGGCCTGACGGGGATGACCGTCGGCAAGTGGCGCAAGCGCTACCGGGATCTCGGTCTGGAAGGGCTGCACGACGAGCTCCGCCCCGGCCGGCCGCGCACCTACGAGGACGACAAGGTTGCTGAGGTGATCAACCGAGCCCTGCAGACCAAACCCGCCGATGGCAGCACCCAGTGGTCAGCGCGTTCTCTCGCAGCCGCTACAGGAATTTCAAAAACCACCGTTCACCGCTGGCTGCAAACCTTCTCGGTCCAGCCGCACCGGCAGAAATCTTTCAAGCTCTCCACCGATCCGTTCTTTGTCGAGAAGGTTCGCGACATCGTCGGCCTGTATCTCAATCCACCCGAGAACGCTGTCGTGCTCTGCGTAGACGAGAAGACGCAGATTCAGGCTCTGGACAGGACGCAGCCGCTGCTGCCCATGGGATTGGGCTACGTGGAAGGTGTGACGCATGACTACATCCGCCACGGCACCACCACCCTGTTTGCAGCCCTGGATGTGGCCACCGGTGCGGTGATCGCCGAGTGCAAGCCGAGGCACCGGCACCAGGAGTTCCTGAGCTTCCTGCGGCGGATCTACAAGGAGGTGCCCAAGGATCTGGAGCTGCACCTGATCGTCGACAACTACTGCACCCACAAGCACGCAAAAGTGAAGGCCTGGCTGGTGCAGCGACCGCGCTTTCACGTCCACTACACACCCACCTATGCCTCCTGGCTTAACCAGGTGGAGCGCTGGTTTGGACTGATAACCCAGAAGGCCATCCGACGTGGCAGTTTCTCCAGCGTTAAAGAGCTGATCAACAAAATTGAGGGCACCTCGAAAAATACGACCAGCCCTTGCGTTGAGGCGACAATAGCTTATAATTTGGATAGTTAA
- a CDS encoding IS5 family transposase, translating into MGQRGFWDEQQRVEKLKTKKPVLERLSQSIPWESFRPLLERGYAQERKSNAGRRRIDPLILFKMLVLQQLFNLSDDDTEFQVNDRRSFEEFVGLGVMNDIPDATTIAFFRERLRKAGVIEELFEKFEAYLRSQGLEARGGQIIDATLVPVPRQRNSREDNKEIKENRMPEGWDENPNRLQQKDLDARWVKKNGINHYGYKNSICIDVEHGFIRRYAVTPANIHDSQMLPMLLDPENTDDYVWADSAFAGERFEDLLDLGGFESCIHEKGSRNHPLSDAAKERNRIKSAIRACVEHVFGCMTMSMGGKMTRKIGLEKNKAWWGLKNLTFNFLRYLLRANRAFALA; encoded by the coding sequence ATGGGCCAGAGAGGCTTCTGGGACGAGCAGCAGAGGGTTGAAAAGCTCAAAACTAAAAAACCTGTTCTTGAGCGACTTTCCCAGTCGATTCCTTGGGAATCATTTCGCCCACTGCTCGAAAGAGGTTATGCGCAAGAGCGGAAAAGCAATGCTGGTCGGCGGAGAATTGATCCTCTGATCCTCTTCAAAATGCTGGTGCTCCAACAGCTTTTCAATTTGAGCGATGATGACACTGAGTTCCAGGTAAATGATCGCCGTTCTTTTGAAGAGTTTGTTGGCTTAGGCGTAATGAACGATATTCCCGATGCTACTACTATCGCCTTTTTTAGAGAAAGGCTTCGTAAGGCTGGGGTAATCGAAGAGCTGTTTGAAAAGTTTGAGGCCTATCTCCGGTCCCAAGGCCTCGAAGCCCGTGGCGGGCAGATAATTGATGCAACGTTGGTTCCAGTGCCACGGCAGCGGAATAGCAGAGAAGACAACAAGGAGATTAAAGAGAATCGCATGCCTGAAGGATGGGACGAAAACCCAAATCGATTGCAGCAAAAGGACTTAGATGCGCGATGGGTTAAAAAGAACGGCATCAATCACTATGGCTACAAGAACAGTATCTGTATCGACGTTGAACATGGATTTATCAGACGCTATGCCGTGACACCGGCCAATATCCATGACAGTCAGATGCTGCCGATGCTCCTCGATCCTGAGAACACAGATGATTATGTTTGGGCAGATTCTGCCTTTGCAGGCGAGCGCTTTGAAGACCTACTGGATCTTGGCGGTTTTGAAAGTTGCATTCACGAAAAAGGCAGCCGCAATCACCCGCTAAGCGACGCAGCCAAAGAGCGTAACCGTATTAAATCAGCAATTAGAGCTTGTGTGGAACATGTTTTTGGCTGCATGACCATGTCTATGGGTGGCAAGATGACTAGAAAGATTGGGCTTGAGAAAAACAAAGCATGGTGGGGTCTCAAGAATCTGACATTTAACTTCTTGCGATATCTTCTAAGAGCAAATCGTGCATTTGCACTCGCATGA
- the purS gene encoding phosphoribosylformylglycinamidine synthase subunit PurS, whose amino-acid sequence MPLFRARVQVSLRPSVLDPAGEATRAAAARLGVGGLRKLRIGKAIDLELEADDRATAQSQLELLSDRLFANPVIENWSLELLEDRGERPA is encoded by the coding sequence GTGCCCCTCTTTCGCGCCCGTGTTCAGGTATCCCTCAGACCATCGGTGCTTGACCCGGCGGGCGAAGCCACCAGGGCTGCGGCAGCGCGCCTTGGGGTTGGCGGCCTGCGCAAATTGCGTATCGGCAAGGCCATTGATCTGGAACTCGAGGCCGACGACCGCGCCACGGCCCAAAGCCAGCTGGAATTGCTCAGCGATCGCCTGTTTGCCAACCCCGTGATTGAGAACTGGTCTTTGGAACTGCTGGAAGATCGCGGGGAGCGGCCCGCATGA
- the purQ gene encoding phosphoribosylformylglycinamidine synthase subunit PurQ has protein sequence MSIGIVVFPGSNCDRDVRWALEGCLGLPTRFLWHGQAYLGDVDAVVIPGGFSYGDYLRCGAIARFAPLLDAVREFAAAGGPVLGICNGFQVLTEMGLLPGALTRNARLHFICEPAPLLVHPGNCGWLGAYGEGERIVLPIAHGEGRYQCEPDQLAALEVNGQVVLRYASNPNGSVGGVAGIANAEGNVLGLMPHPERATDPSTGGLDGQRLLTSLRAWVS, from the coding sequence ATGAGCATCGGGATCGTGGTCTTTCCCGGATCCAACTGTGATCGGGACGTGCGCTGGGCCCTGGAGGGTTGCCTGGGCCTGCCAACCCGCTTCCTCTGGCATGGGCAGGCATACCTGGGCGATGTCGACGCCGTGGTGATCCCAGGTGGATTCAGCTATGGCGACTACTTGCGTTGCGGGGCCATCGCCCGCTTTGCGCCCCTCCTAGATGCCGTGCGGGAATTCGCCGCCGCTGGCGGGCCCGTGCTGGGAATTTGCAACGGCTTCCAGGTGCTTACGGAAATGGGCCTGCTGCCTGGAGCGCTCACCCGCAACGCCCGCCTCCATTTCATCTGTGAACCTGCTCCCCTGCTGGTTCACCCAGGCAATTGCGGCTGGCTTGGGGCCTACGGGGAGGGGGAGCGGATCGTCCTACCGATAGCCCATGGGGAAGGCCGCTACCAGTGTGAGCCAGACCAGCTAGCTGCCCTAGAAGTCAATGGTCAGGTAGTACTGCGCTATGCCAGCAACCCAAATGGTTCGGTGGGGGGTGTGGCGGGCATCGCCAATGCCGAGGGAAATGTGCTGGGATTGATGCCTCACCCTGAGAGGGCGACAGATCCCAGCACCGGCGGCCTAGATGGGCAGCGCTTGTTGACCAGCCTGAGGGCCTGGGTCAGTTGA